From Leishmania braziliensis MHOM/BR/75/M2904 complete genome, chromosome 22, a single genomic window includes:
- a CDS encoding ubiquitin-conjugating enzyme-like protein — protein sequence MQAARLATRNTTGDGEDGPQRAPIDAPMTTAATVEQETAHPQQPVGEPMTAMEQPRFQSPSYEHLAARQSRNSAIADKMGGGQQLKDHTTAQRRLMQDYRTFQQNMAEGTNSDITALPVDGDFFHWHAVISGPCDTPWEGGLFKLDLIFGDDYPFSPPKVRFLTKGMFHPNVYVDGNICMDTLKGNWQSSLNLETLLISIQSLLSDPNPLSAANGAAARLLTENRSAYDEKIRALVEESLEQSFSVDGDSDDAAVNGEDV from the coding sequence ATGCAAGCAGCTCGTCTCGCGACTCGGAATACCaccggcgacggcgaggatGGACCGCAGCGTGCACCTATCGACGCCCCGAtgaccaccgccgcgacaGTCGAGCAAGAGACGGCTCACCCTCAACAGCCCGTAGGCGAGCCGATGACGGCGATGGAGCAGCCTAGGTTTCAGTCGCCCTCTTACGAGCACCTGGCGGCCCGGCAGagccgcaacagcgccaTCGCGGATAAGATGGGCGGCGGCCAGCAGCTAAAGGACCACACGACAGCCCAGCGCCGTCTTATGCAGGATTACCGCACCTTCCAACAAAACATGGCCGAGGGCACCAACTCCGACATCACAGCGCTGCCTGTCGATGGTGACTTCTTCCACTGGCACGCCGTGATTTCGGGCCCGTGCGACACGCCGTGGGAGGGCGGCCTCTTCAAACTAGACCTCATCTTCGGCGACGACTACCCGTTCTCGCCGCCAAAGGTCCGCTTCCTCACCAAGGGCATGTTTCACCCCAATGTCTACGTCGACGGCAACATATGCATGGACACACTGAAGGGCAACTGGCAGTCATCCCTTAACCTAGAGACGCTGCTGATATCTATTCAGTCCCTCCTGTCAGACCCAAACCCACTTTCGGCCGCCAAcggagcggcggcgcggctcCTGACAGAGAATCGCAGTGCCTACGATGAAAAGATACGCGCCTTAGTGGAGGAAAGCCTCGAGCAGAGCTTCTCTGTAGATGGCGATAGTGACGATGCAGCGGTGAATGGGGAAGACGTGTAG
- a CDS encoding putative proteasome regulatory ATPase subunit 5 yields the protein MPSAKEVSEARAYAQAQEEAAEKRKLQNISEAELNELDTLTNDQLRTRARNLHQETQTLRSFENRSKQELITLKRDVEMGKKRIKENNRLPYLVASIAEVLDLSDDEDEAEELAVGRKKPERKQKSAVVKTTNRYTVFLPVAGLVDAERLSPEDLVGVNKDTFLVLDKLPPDYDSRVKAMEIDEKPKEKYTDVGGLDKQINELIEAVVMPITHKEQFEKIGIQPPKGVLLYGSPGTGKTMLARACAAATDACILRLAGPQLVQMFIGDGARIVRDAFALAKKKAPSIIFIDELDAVGSKRSDEGKHGSREVQRTMLELLSQLDGFGSSDDVKVIAATNRIDVLDPALLRSGRLDRKVEFPMPDEEARASILEIHSRRMNLDKDVNFKELARCTDDMNGAQLKAVCVEAGMLALRHDRTYVAHEDFVEGVAAVQARKKTNLNYYA from the coding sequence ATGCCGTCCGCGAAGGAAGTATCGGAGGCGCGCGCCtacgcgcaggcgcaggaggaggccgccgagaagcggaagctacagaacaTCAGCGAGGCAGAGCTGAATGAGCTGGACACCCTCACGAACGACCAGCTGCGCACACGTGCCCGCAACCTGCACCAGGAGACACAGACGCTCCGCAGCTTCGAGAACCGATCCAAGCAGGAGTTGATCACCCTCAAGCGGGACGTGGAGATGGGGAAGAAGCGTATCAAGGAGAACAACCGCCTGCCTTACCTCGTCGCGAGCATCGCCGAGGTGCTCGACTTaagcgacgacgaggacgaggccGAGGAGCTGGCGGTCGGCCGCAAGAAACCTGAGCGGAAGCAGAAGAGTGCTGTGGTGAAGACGACGAATCGCTACACTGTGTTTTTGCCCGTGGCCGGCCTCGTCGACGCGGAGAGGCTGTCGCCGGAGGATCTTGTAGGAGTGAACAAGGACACGTTTCTAGTGCTCGACAAGCTGCCGCCAGACTATGACAGCCGTGTCAAGGCTATGGAGATCGATGAAAAGCCCAAGGAGAAATACACAGATGTTGGTGGGCTGGACAAGCAAATCAACGAGCTAATTGAAGCTGTGGTGATGCCCATTACACACAAGGAACAGTTCGAGAAGATCGGCATCCAGCCTCCAAAGGGTGTACTGCTGTACGGGTCGCCCGGCACAGGCAAGACGATGCtggcgcgtgcctgtgcggcggcgacagaTGCGTGCATCCTGCGCCTTGCCGGGCCACAGCTCGTGCAGATGTTCATCGGCGACGGTGCCCGCATTGTGCGCGATGCGTTTGCCctggcgaagaagaaggcgccgTCCATTATCTTCATCGATGAACTCGATGCCGTCGGCTCGAAGCGATCGGACGAGGGCAAGCACGGCAGCCGTGAGGTACAGCGTACCATGCTGGAATTGCTCTCCCAGTTGGATGgcttcggcagcagcgacgatgTGAAGGTGATTGCCGCTACTAATCGTATTGATGTACTTGacccagcgctgctgcgcagtggGCGTCTGGACCGAAAGGTGGAGTTTCCGATGCCGGACGAGGAAGCACGCGCCAGCATTTTGGAGATTCATTCGCGCCGCATGAATCTCGACAAGGACGTGAATTTCAAGGAGCTTGCCCGATGTACTGATGACATGAATGGTGCGCAGCTCAAGGCTGTGTGCGTCGAGGCAGGCATGCTGGCTCTGCGCCATGATCGCACCTATGTGGCCCACGAGGACTTTGTTGAGGGTGTGGCCGCAGTGCAGGCGCGCAAGAAGACAAACCTCAACTACTACGCCTAA